The DNA region ATCAAACACACACACATCGATCAAATCATCAACAATTAACTAGACCTTCAATCGATTCTTCCAAACAAATCGAACGGCGATCGATTTATACCTGAAAGGGTGATCATCTCGGCTTGGGTCAACCCTTTCCCGGCGAAGAGTTTAGTGAGTTGACCGAGTCGGAGATTAGGAGTAGGGAGCTCCGACGTGCTCTCGCTTGCCCTCGAAATCCTCCCGTCTCTTCTTCCCGCAGGAACATCGTAGAAACCTCCTCCATACTGCAATCGCACATTAATTACATTAATCCTTTACTCTcgaaaatatatatacatttaattAAACATTAAGAAATTGTTTGAGCTAGTAGCAAATGCTTTAGTTAATTATCCCTATCCCTTACGTGTGCAACGCTGTCTCGGGCAACGTAGGCGAGAATGTCGGCGCAGGAGACGACGCCGGGGCAGGCAGCTTCCAGCTTGGCCTTGGCATTATCGACGACTTGGAACGCTTCGTCTTCGAGGTTTCGGTTGATCTGTGCGTCCTTCTCTGCCTTATTCCCCTTCGTCGACGAGATCAACACCGACCCATCGCAGCCCTGTATATACATTGAATCAATCAATCCAATTGCAATAATGTCATCagcaaattaattatatatatatatatatatatatactgactCTGACAAAGCAGTCGTGGAAATGCATCCGGAGAAGGTCAGCGCCGATATCGTCAGTCTGCCGGACAGCGTCATCGAAGGCTTCCCTGATGAGGGTTTCGGCGTTGGGACAGGTGTAGGAGTAGAAGCCAACTCGGAGTTGATGATCAGCCGTGGCAGCAGCACTCATCATCAGGCAGCAGAGAGCCATGCAAGAACAAACTACTAGCGTGGTGGTGGTGGATCTCATTCTCCCCAAAGCCATTGATGTCTCTATCACAATCTGATCGAAGCTCGCCCTGTAGCTGTTAACTTGGTGTTTGGAATGGCCTAGCAAATGAGTCGCTATTAATAGGAATCCGATTAAACCGTGTCAATTAACGTTGCGTGCATTGAATCTCCCATCTGCTACATTAGATCGAGTCAATCCTCACGAGTTTGATATTTGCCACCATGAATAGAATAGAATGGATCCAGTCGTCGTTTATGTACAGGGGCATCAAACTAGTCAAGAGAGGCAGGTATTCGTGAATCTAGCAAATTTAATGATTGATGGGGTTTGCGTattattagagagaaagtaggttGAAATATTCGAGAAAAACTgtagaaatatttaatttcattttgcTTCGATTCTTTCCTTTACTTAATGATGAAGTGATTTATACAATTAATACATATCTAACCCAATAAAACCATTTCGCACCAAAAAAAAGTggccatttaaaaaaaaatgacttgAGACATAGCACGTCAAAGGTGGTATTAATTAAGCAGTTGAACATAGAGATGTGACCGGGCCAagcctacttggacttctcagcgTGATTTTATCAGTTTAGGTTGTCTCCAGCTCGACCTAAACGCGAACACAAGTTGAATTTAGAGAGTTCGAGCCACATGCAAGCCCTAGGCAATTCAGGCTGTGTCTCGCTCAGCATGAAATGGAACTTAAGTGAATCCATAGTGCATGGGAGCTCTTTCTACATGGCTAAATTGAAGGAGCTCCCTCCCACGGTAAGCTGAGCTCCTTCAATTTAACGAAGGATTGGCTCATCCGtgttttgtttatttgttttttatttattaaaatattttttttattttttgtttaaagGAATTACTTAGaggtattttttttatagttgGACCTGTAAAAAAGTtgttgaaagatttttttttatatagtaaaaatatatagaattttttaattttgacatGATGTTATTATAGCATCGAAAGAACTGATGAAGAAGTTCCATGAATATTCTAACATATATAACCTAGAAGTAGAAGTCGACCCATTCTCTTTTTACATAATATTAAAAACAATATTGGTCCAATGGTATGAGCCTAACTTGACTCCAATCAAATTATATTCTGTGATAACGATCCCCTTCTAACTTAGCATGTTCACTCTAATACAGTTACAAGAAGATTATAATTGGACAAGACTCGTACACGACCTGCAACGTAACCACAGGGCATAAGATCTAATAACCCATTAGAATTTAGGACAAGAAGCCTCCATAACTATTAAATTTAATGGTATAGTCATCTAATCTATCACCTGGTATCTAATCTCTCTACCTTTTATCTTTCATTGTTGATACAGAGAGTGACGAACGCTGAGAAGGCCAATAGTCCTATTGAGATGAAGGtcaaaatctagatggatcaattTGACCACCCCTGTTCAGGTTATCCAAGATAAGAATCAATCAGGTCGGGCGACTCCAAGAGCTCAGTGCCCCCGACAACATGCTTCGCTCAGTCAGCTCAATTCCCCCATTCCTCCAGTTGGTTCGCCTGACTCTAGGAGCTCGGCTCCCTCGACTCTGGTCAGTCATCTCAACTCTCTGATTGCTTCAGTTAATTCGCTCGACTCCAGGGGCTCAGTTTCCCCAACAACTTGCTCTGCTCAATCATCTTAACTCCTAATTCTCTATTTGGTTCATCCGACTCCAGGAGCTCATCTCCCTTGACAATCTACTCTGCTCAGTCAACTCAACTCCCTGATTCCTCCAATCAATTTGCCCGACTTTAGGGGATCAACTCCTCCGACAACCTGCTTCGCTCAGTCAGCTCAACTCCTCGATT from Zingiber officinale cultivar Zhangliang chromosome 4B, Zo_v1.1, whole genome shotgun sequence includes:
- the LOC121976497 gene encoding peroxidase 5-like codes for the protein MALGRMRSTTTTLVVCSCMALCCLMMSAAATADHQLRVGFYSYTCPNAETLIREAFDDAVRQTDDIGADLLRMHFHDCFVRGCDGSVLISSTKGNKAEKDAQINRNLEDEAFQVVDNAKAKLEAACPGVVSCADILAYVARDSVAHYGGGFYDVPAGRRDGRISRASESTSELPTPNLRLGQLTKLFAGKGLTQAEMITLSGAHTIGVAHCPSFSHRLRNFNASSGTDPTLDAAYAEQLRRKCPTARSDNEVPMDPPSELGFDNSYYQGILRNRGLFTSDQTLVSKPAAEAQVKLFARNSGVFTSRFAAAMVRMGSIGVLTGGNGEIRTNCRVPN